The following are encoded together in the Methylorubrum sp. B1-46 genome:
- a CDS encoding ceramidase domain-containing protein: MDASWFEPVRAYCERGDAGFWAEPINALTNAAFLIAAGLAARRARGDGPVLALAAVTFVVGIGSFLFHTLANRWSMLADVIPIAVFIYGYFALAMVRFFGLRPPAATALTLGFATLSFGLTPALDALTGRSVSALTNGSIDYAPAILALLGVGLALLRRSPAAARSVLATAGLFLVSLAFRTVDVGVCAHLPLGTHFLWHGLNAVVLYRLLAVAARFRSERRA; encoded by the coding sequence ATGGACGCGTCGTGGTTCGAGCCGGTTCGGGCCTATTGCGAGCGCGGCGATGCCGGCTTCTGGGCCGAGCCGATCAATGCCCTGACGAACGCCGCCTTCCTCATCGCGGCCGGGCTCGCGGCGCGGCGCGCCCGTGGCGACGGCCCGGTCCTGGCACTCGCCGCCGTGACCTTCGTGGTGGGGATCGGCTCGTTCCTGTTCCACACGCTGGCGAACCGCTGGTCGATGCTGGCCGACGTGATCCCCATCGCCGTCTTCATCTACGGCTACTTCGCGCTGGCCATGGTCCGCTTCTTCGGCCTCCGGCCGCCGGCAGCGACTGCCCTCACGCTGGGCTTCGCCACCCTGAGCTTCGGCCTGACGCCGGCCCTCGATGCGCTGACCGGGCGCTCGGTCTCGGCTCTCACCAACGGCTCGATCGACTACGCTCCGGCGATCCTGGCGCTGCTCGGCGTCGGCCTCGCGCTCCTGAGGCGGTCGCCCGCCGCCGCCCGCTCCGTGCTCGCCACCGCCGGTCTCTTCCTCGTCTCACTCGCCTTCCGCACGGTGGATGTCGGCGTCTGCGCGCACTTGCCGCTCGGCACGCATTTCCTCTGGCACGGGCTCAACGCGGTGGTGCTCTACCGCCTGCTCGCCGTGGCAGCCCGGTTCAGGTCCGAGCGCCGGGCCTGA
- a CDS encoding DUF2490 domain-containing protein → MIGRTRLLLAALCLAVSGGRAASETVQDGQLWINTTLFGSVGDLAFFAEVQPRFGNGISQLDQLILRPAIGWKVNDRLTLYQGYAYVETRGGTGPVRFEDRSFQEINWKIGEISGVKVSSRTRFEQRWQSAGRDVGFRLRENLRFAKALTQEKDSVSAVGWVEAFVALNDTDWGTRAGFDRVRTFVGLEVPIGGESTVEVGYMNQTARASAGGTEVDHILSLNLSVRN, encoded by the coding sequence GTGATCGGACGCACACGTCTCCTCCTGGCCGCCCTGTGCCTTGCCGTGTCGGGAGGGCGGGCCGCCTCCGAGACGGTTCAGGACGGACAGCTCTGGATCAACACCACCCTGTTCGGGTCGGTCGGGGATCTGGCCTTCTTCGCCGAGGTTCAGCCGCGCTTCGGCAACGGCATCTCGCAGCTCGATCAGCTGATCCTGCGCCCGGCGATCGGCTGGAAGGTCAATGACAGGCTCACGCTCTACCAGGGCTACGCCTATGTCGAGACCCGCGGCGGGACGGGCCCCGTGCGGTTCGAGGATCGCAGCTTCCAGGAGATCAACTGGAAGATCGGCGAGATCTCCGGCGTGAAGGTCTCCTCCCGCACCCGCTTCGAGCAGCGCTGGCAGTCCGCCGGGCGGGACGTGGGCTTTCGCCTGCGCGAGAACCTGCGATTCGCCAAGGCGCTGACGCAAGAGAAGGACAGCGTCTCGGCGGTCGGATGGGTGGAGGCGTTCGTGGCGCTGAACGACACCGATTGGGGCACCCGCGCCGGCTTCGATCGCGTCCGCACCTTTGTCGGGCTCGAAGTCCCGATCGGCGGGGAATCGACCGTCGAGGTCGGCTACATGAACCAGACCGCGCGGGCATCGGCCGGCGGCACGGAGGTGGATCACATCCTGTCCCTGAACCTGTCCGTGCGGAACTGA
- a CDS encoding propionyl-CoA synthetase: MSVAPPTDGAYAALHAASLADKEGFWLKAAAAIDWDVAPTRAFDPEQGVYGRWFPDARLNVCRNAVDRHAEGGRADQAAIIHDSPVTGTRRTITYGALRDEVAVLAGLLSDLGVGHGDRVVIYMPMVPEALFGMLACARIGAIHSVVFGGFAANELAARIEDAAPKVILAASCGIEPARTVAYKPLLDAAIERSSHKPDACLILQRPQAEASLIEGRDRDWAQSVARARAAGRRADPVPVAATDPLYILYTSGTTGRPKGVVRDSGGYCVALTWSMANLYGVAPGEVYFCASDIGWVVGHSYIVYAPLLHGCTTVLYEGKPVGTPDAGAFWRVAAEHGVCTLFTAPTALRAIKKEDPRADQIGGYDLSKFRALFLAGERADPDSVAWAERALERPVVDHWWQTETGWAIAGNPIGIERLPVKYGSTAKPMPGYDLHVLDESGKPVPPGTMGTIALKLPLPPGCLPTLWGSDARFRQSYLSTFPGYYDTSDAGVVDADGYVTVLGRTDDIINVAGHRLSTGGMEAVLASHPDVAECAVIGIRDSLKGEAPCGFVVLKAGVAKDPETIERELVARIREEIGPVAAFKLALTVGRLPKTRSGKILRGTMKRIADGEEFSMPPTIEDPTALEEIGDSLKARGIGG, from the coding sequence ATGTCCGTCGCCCCGCCTACTGACGGTGCCTACGCCGCCCTTCACGCCGCCTCGCTCGCCGACAAGGAGGGCTTCTGGCTGAAGGCCGCCGCGGCGATCGATTGGGATGTTGCGCCGACCCGCGCCTTCGATCCGGAGCAGGGCGTCTACGGCCGCTGGTTCCCGGATGCCCGGCTCAATGTCTGCCGCAACGCCGTCGACCGGCATGCGGAAGGCGGCCGTGCCGACCAGGCCGCAATCATCCATGATTCGCCCGTCACCGGTACCCGGCGCACGATCACCTACGGCGCGCTGCGCGACGAGGTGGCGGTGCTCGCCGGCCTGCTGAGCGACCTCGGCGTGGGTCACGGCGACCGTGTCGTGATCTACATGCCGATGGTGCCGGAAGCCCTGTTCGGGATGCTGGCCTGCGCCCGGATCGGCGCGATCCACTCGGTGGTGTTCGGGGGCTTCGCCGCCAACGAACTCGCCGCCCGGATCGAGGATGCCGCGCCCAAGGTGATCCTGGCCGCCTCCTGCGGCATCGAGCCGGCCCGCACCGTCGCCTACAAACCCCTGCTCGATGCGGCGATCGAGCGTTCCAGCCACAAGCCCGACGCCTGCCTGATCCTGCAGCGACCGCAGGCCGAAGCCAGCCTGATCGAGGGGCGCGACCGCGATTGGGCCCAGAGCGTCGCGCGGGCCCGCGCGGCCGGGCGCCGGGCCGACCCGGTGCCGGTCGCAGCGACCGACCCGCTCTACATCCTCTACACCTCGGGCACGACCGGGCGCCCCAAGGGCGTGGTGCGCGACAGCGGCGGCTACTGCGTCGCGCTGACATGGTCGATGGCTAACCTCTACGGTGTCGCGCCCGGCGAGGTCTATTTCTGCGCCTCCGACATCGGCTGGGTGGTGGGCCATTCCTACATCGTCTACGCGCCGCTGCTGCACGGCTGCACGACGGTGCTCTACGAGGGCAAGCCGGTCGGTACGCCGGATGCCGGCGCCTTCTGGCGGGTCGCGGCCGAGCACGGTGTTTGCACCCTGTTCACCGCGCCGACGGCGCTCCGCGCGATCAAGAAGGAGGATCCGCGGGCCGACCAGATCGGCGGCTACGATCTGTCGAAGTTCCGCGCCCTGTTCCTGGCCGGCGAGCGGGCCGATCCGGATTCGGTGGCCTGGGCCGAGCGGGCGCTGGAGCGGCCGGTGGTCGACCATTGGTGGCAGACCGAGACCGGCTGGGCGATCGCCGGCAACCCGATCGGCATCGAGCGGCTGCCGGTGAAATACGGCTCCACCGCCAAGCCGATGCCGGGCTACGACCTCCACGTGCTCGACGAATCCGGCAAGCCTGTCCCGCCCGGTACGATGGGCACCATCGCCCTCAAGCTCCCGCTGCCGCCGGGCTGCCTGCCGACCCTGTGGGGCTCGGACGCGCGCTTCCGCCAGAGCTATCTCTCGACCTTCCCCGGCTACTACGACACCTCGGATGCGGGCGTGGTGGATGCGGACGGCTACGTCACGGTGCTGGGCCGGACCGACGACATCATCAACGTCGCCGGCCATCGCCTCTCCACCGGCGGCATGGAGGCGGTGCTGGCCTCGCATCCGGACGTCGCCGAATGTGCGGTGATCGGCATCCGCGATTCATTGAAGGGCGAGGCGCCCTGCGGCTTCGTGGTGCTCAAGGCCGGTGTTGCCAAGGACCCGGAGACGATCGAGCGCGAGTTGGTCGCCCGCATCCGTGAGGAGATCGGCCCCGTGGCCGCCTTCAAGCTGGCACTGACTGTCGGCCGCCTGCCGAAGACGCGCTCCGGAAAGATCCTGCGCGGCACGATGAAGCGCATCGCCGACGGCGAGGAATTTTCGATGCCGCCGACCATCGAGGACCCGACCGCCCTGGAGGAGATCGGCGACAGCCTGAAGGCGCGCGGGATCGGAGGGTAG
- a CDS encoding YdcH family protein, whose protein sequence is MSLQTHLSQLAAKHEALERELHHAMQSLASDDLRIAELKRKKLHLKDEIERLRGDTLH, encoded by the coding sequence ATGTCCTTGCAGACGCATTTGAGCCAGCTCGCCGCCAAGCACGAAGCCCTGGAGCGCGAGCTTCACCACGCGATGCAATCCCTCGCCAGTGACGATCTCCGCATCGCCGAACTCAAGCGCAAGAAACTGCACCTCAAGGACGAAATCGAGCGCCTGCGCGGAGACACCCTCCACTAG
- a CDS encoding YdcH family protein, with protein sequence MMADEVANDAVADPAGELSRLREEHRDLDEAIEALKLSVAIDQLQLQRLKKRKLVLRDRITHLEDQITPDIIA encoded by the coding sequence ATGATGGCGGACGAGGTTGCCAACGATGCGGTCGCGGATCCGGCCGGGGAACTCAGTCGGTTGCGGGAAGAGCACCGGGATCTCGACGAAGCCATCGAGGCGCTGAAGCTCAGCGTCGCCATCGATCAGCTCCAGTTGCAGCGGCTGAAGAAGCGCAAGCTGGTTCTGCGCGACCGGATCACCCATCTCGAAGATCAGATCACGCCGGACATCATCGCGTAG
- a CDS encoding DUF3606 domain-containing protein, with the protein MSSVDQNLRARNTTHIDIHDSTTRKHWADLLQVSDERLRKAVRMVGTRVSSVSAYLAK; encoded by the coding sequence ATGTCCTCCGTGGACCAGAACCTGCGCGCCCGCAACACGACCCATATCGACATCCACGACAGCACCACCCGCAAGCACTGGGCCGATCTGCTCCAGGTCTCCGACGAACGCCTGCGCAAGGCGGTCCGGATGGTCGGGACCCGCGTGTCCAGCGTCTCGGCCTATCTCGCCAAGTAA
- the purE gene encoding 5-(carboxyamino)imidazole ribonucleotide mutase gives MGQTTMLGSPPVAIIMGSQSDWATMRNAAETLDALGVAYDARIVSAHRTPDRLVAFAKGAREAGFKVVIAGAGGAAHLPGMAAAMTPLPVFGVPVESRALSGQDSLLSIVQMPAGIPVGTLAIGRAGAVNAALLATAVLALTDADLAERLDAWRARQTEAVAERPDPLQT, from the coding sequence ATGGGCCAGACGACGATGCTGGGATCGCCCCCGGTCGCGATCATCATGGGAAGCCAGTCGGACTGGGCAACCATGCGCAATGCCGCCGAGACGCTGGACGCGCTCGGCGTCGCCTACGATGCCCGCATCGTCTCGGCCCATCGCACCCCGGACCGGCTCGTCGCCTTCGCCAAGGGCGCGCGGGAGGCCGGCTTCAAGGTGGTGATCGCGGGCGCGGGCGGCGCGGCACATCTGCCCGGCATGGCGGCGGCGATGACGCCGCTGCCGGTCTTCGGCGTGCCCGTCGAGTCCAGGGCGCTCTCGGGCCAGGACAGCCTGCTCTCCATCGTGCAGATGCCCGCCGGCATCCCCGTCGGCACCCTGGCGATCGGCCGGGCCGGCGCCGTCAATGCCGCCCTGCTCGCCACCGCCGTGCTGGCGCTGACCGATGCCGACTTGGCCGAACGGCTCGACGCATGGCGCGCCCGCCAGACCGAGGCCGTCGCCGAGCGTCCGGACCCTTTGCAAACCTGA
- a CDS encoding 5-(carboxyamino)imidazole ribonucleotide synthase yields MASSTSTPNVRPGGTLGIVGGGQLGRMIALAAAQYGLKVHIYAPDADSPAFDVAHAHTLAPYDDAAALAAFADACDVVTYEFENIPHATAAVLAEHATLRPSATALLTTQDRLSEKDFVTSLGIPTAPYRAVDTVEDLIRALEVLGRPAVLKTRRFGYDGKGQRMIREGDDPAALLAEFKGVPCILEGFVPFEREISVVAARGPDGAFAAYDPCANEHRDHILALTRVPAPGLTRATGEAAIAIARSIAEALDYVGVLAVEMFEIAGADGAARLVVNEIAPRVHNSGHWTIEGALTSQFAQTVRAVCGWPLGDTARTGGMAVEMENLIGDQAEAWAGLLAEPGAHLHLYGKAEARPGRKMGHVTRLGVPQKTPAH; encoded by the coding sequence ATGGCTTCTTCCACGTCCACGCCGAACGTCCGGCCCGGCGGCACCCTCGGCATCGTCGGCGGCGGCCAGCTCGGGCGCATGATCGCGCTCGCCGCGGCCCAGTACGGCCTCAAGGTCCACATCTACGCCCCCGACGCCGACAGTCCGGCCTTCGACGTGGCCCATGCCCACACGCTCGCGCCCTATGACGACGCGGCGGCGCTCGCTGCCTTCGCCGATGCCTGCGACGTCGTCACCTACGAGTTCGAGAACATCCCCCACGCCACCGCCGCGGTGCTGGCCGAGCACGCGACCCTGCGCCCGAGCGCGACGGCGCTGCTCACCACGCAGGATCGCCTCTCCGAGAAGGATTTCGTCACGTCGCTTGGCATCCCGACGGCGCCCTACCGGGCGGTCGACACGGTCGAGGATCTGATCCGGGCCCTGGAGGTGCTGGGCCGTCCCGCCGTGCTGAAGACCCGGCGCTTCGGCTATGACGGCAAGGGCCAGCGGATGATCCGCGAGGGCGACGACCCGGCCGCCCTTTTGGCCGAGTTCAAGGGCGTGCCCTGCATCCTCGAAGGCTTCGTGCCGTTCGAGCGCGAGATCTCGGTGGTCGCCGCCCGCGGACCCGATGGCGCGTTCGCGGCCTACGACCCCTGCGCCAACGAGCACCGCGACCATATCCTCGCCCTCACGCGCGTGCCCGCGCCGGGGCTGACGCGCGCGACCGGTGAGGCGGCCATCGCCATCGCTCGCTCCATCGCCGAGGCGCTGGACTATGTCGGCGTGCTTGCGGTCGAGATGTTCGAGATCGCCGGGGCTGACGGCGCCGCCCGCCTCGTCGTCAACGAGATCGCGCCGCGCGTGCACAATTCCGGGCACTGGACGATCGAGGGCGCGCTGACCTCCCAATTCGCGCAGACCGTGCGCGCCGTCTGCGGCTGGCCGCTGGGCGACACCGCCCGCACCGGCGGCATGGCGGTGGAGATGGAGAACCTCATCGGCGATCAGGCCGAGGCCTGGGCCGGACTGCTGGCGGAGCCGGGTGCCCACCTTCACCTCTACGGCAAGGCCGAGGCCCGCCCCGGCCGCAAGATGGGCCACGTCACCCGGCTCGGAGTGCCTCAAAAAACGCCCGCTCACTGA
- a CDS encoding tetratricopeptide repeat protein, with amino-acid sequence MIGMTLDGRKAGLIGALALTAAALAGCETYGSATAPRQFAVLETDTTGATNVNIASLSDVISRNPSDAGAYVTRGAAYARSGQFGEAITDFSKAIQLDPNSASAYNNRALAYRQTGRNDAAMQDFSKAIATDPNFSAAYIGRANLERAQGDLNGALNDLNVAIRLAPESAEAYHARGLVRQKQGQNPEAIGDFAAAIDRNPFVAAPYAARGQSLISLGQYDKAIEDFNAALNVNAKDAGSWAYRGLAYEKTNRRKEASESYQQAARLDPNNAVAKQGVGRMQGGLF; translated from the coding sequence ATGATCGGGATGACGCTGGACGGACGCAAGGCGGGGCTGATCGGGGCCCTCGCGCTGACGGCCGCGGCGCTGGCCGGCTGCGAGACCTATGGCAGCGCGACCGCCCCGCGCCAGTTCGCGGTGCTGGAGACCGACACCACGGGCGCCACCAACGTCAACATCGCCTCGCTCAGCGACGTGATCTCGCGCAACCCCTCGGATGCCGGCGCCTACGTCACCCGCGGGGCCGCCTATGCCCGCTCGGGCCAGTTCGGCGAGGCGATCACCGATTTCTCGAAGGCGATCCAGCTCGATCCGAACTCGGCCTCGGCCTACAACAACCGGGCGCTCGCCTACCGCCAGACCGGCCGCAACGACGCCGCGATGCAGGATTTCTCGAAGGCGATCGCCACCGATCCGAACTTCTCCGCCGCCTATATCGGCCGGGCCAACCTCGAGCGCGCGCAGGGCGACCTCAACGGCGCGCTCAACGACCTCAACGTCGCGATCCGTCTCGCCCCCGAATCGGCCGAGGCCTACCACGCCCGCGGTCTCGTGCGGCAGAAGCAGGGCCAGAACCCGGAGGCGATCGGCGACTTCGCGGCCGCGATCGACCGCAATCCCTTCGTCGCCGCGCCCTACGCCGCCCGCGGCCAGAGCCTGATCTCGCTGGGCCAGTACGACAAGGCGATCGAGGACTTCAACGCGGCGCTCAATGTCAACGCGAAGGATGCCGGGTCCTGGGCCTATCGCGGCCTCGCCTACGAGAAGACGAACCGCCGCAAGGAGGCGAGCGAGAGCTACCAGCAGGCGGCTCGCCTCGACCCCAACAACGCCGTGGCCAAGCAGGGCGTCGGCCGCATGCAGGGCGGCCTGTTCTAA
- a CDS encoding response regulator: MSDGSELLNGRRVLVVEDEYFIADDMRRVFEENGAQVIGPVGNIDDALAMIAETPRIDGAVLDINLREVMVFPVADALRARGVPFVFATGYEENAVPNRLRDAIHCEKPIEPARLAEALFGQAVAC, from the coding sequence ATGTCGGATGGATCCGAGCTGCTCAACGGACGGCGTGTCCTCGTGGTCGAGGACGAGTACTTCATCGCCGATGATATGCGGCGTGTGTTCGAGGAGAACGGGGCGCAGGTGATCGGTCCCGTCGGGAACATCGACGACGCCCTGGCGATGATTGCGGAAACCCCCCGCATCGACGGCGCGGTCCTCGACATCAACCTGCGCGAGGTCATGGTCTTCCCGGTCGCCGACGCGCTCAGGGCCCGCGGCGTGCCGTTCGTCTTCGCCACCGGCTACGAGGAGAACGCCGTTCCGAACCGCCTGCGGGACGCGATCCACTGCGAGAAGCCGATCGAGCCGGCGCGCCTTGCCGAGGCGCTGTTCGGCCAGGCCGTCGCCTGCTGA